In Deinococcus yavapaiensis KR-236, a genomic segment contains:
- a CDS encoding GTP-binding protein, whose product MAKGTFERTKPHVNVGTIGHVDHGKTTLTAAITFTA is encoded by the coding sequence ATGGCGAAAGGTACGTTTGAGCGGACGAAGCCGCACGTGAACGTCGGCACCATCGGCCACGTCGACCACGGCAAGACCACCCTCACCGCCGCGATCACGTTCACGGC